A genomic segment from Lignipirellula cremea encodes:
- a CDS encoding beta/alpha barrel domain-containing protein: protein MELPRYDRRETYAWNYEQAPAPLSLAEAPVPGDWRFCGRPAASPLGVAAGPLLNGRWCLYYASLGFDVLTYKTVRSVARDCYPLPNLAPVAVQQMHGGETSVATSAAMHGSWAVSFGMPSQAPEVWRRDVEQTKAQLPPGKLLSVSVVGSIEPGWSREQLADDYAQCAAWAAESGADLVEMNFSCPNVSTCDGQLYQQPADAALVAAAARKRVGSLPLAVKIGHLPDKATAAALLRALAPHIDAVAMTNSLASTVRDGDRLLFNGQPRGICGDAIRTASLAQVACCRRICDEDALALQLIGVGGASTAEHVQAYLQAGANAVHLATAAMVEPQVALHIRKQWQASAG from the coding sequence ATGGAACTGCCGCGATATGATCGGCGGGAAACCTACGCGTGGAACTACGAACAGGCGCCCGCCCCCCTCAGCCTTGCCGAGGCGCCGGTCCCGGGCGACTGGCGTTTCTGTGGGCGTCCGGCTGCTTCCCCTTTGGGCGTCGCGGCCGGTCCGTTGTTGAACGGCCGCTGGTGTTTGTATTACGCCAGCCTGGGGTTTGATGTGCTGACCTATAAAACGGTGCGCAGCGTCGCTCGGGATTGCTACCCGTTGCCGAACCTGGCGCCTGTTGCGGTGCAGCAGATGCACGGTGGTGAGACGAGCGTGGCGACCTCTGCCGCCATGCATGGCAGCTGGGCCGTGTCATTTGGCATGCCGTCGCAAGCGCCCGAAGTTTGGCGTCGGGATGTGGAACAGACGAAAGCCCAGTTACCACCGGGCAAGCTGCTTTCTGTTTCCGTCGTCGGCTCGATCGAGCCGGGCTGGTCGCGGGAGCAACTGGCCGATGACTACGCCCAGTGCGCCGCCTGGGCGGCAGAGAGCGGGGCCGATCTGGTGGAGATGAACTTCTCTTGTCCCAATGTGTCCACCTGTGACGGCCAGCTTTACCAGCAGCCGGCTGACGCCGCCCTGGTTGCAGCCGCCGCCCGGAAGCGAGTCGGCTCCTTGCCGCTGGCGGTCAAAATTGGCCATCTGCCCGACAAGGCGACTGCCGCCGCTTTGCTGCGCGCGCTGGCCCCGCACATTGACGCCGTAGCGATGACCAACAGCCTGGCGTCAACGGTTCGCGACGGCGACCGGCTGCTCTTTAACGGTCAGCCCCGCGGCATTTGCGGCGACGCCATTCGCACCGCGTCGCTGGCGCAGGTCGCCTGCTGCCGGCGGATCTGCGACGAGGATGCTCTGGCGCTGCAGTTGATTGGGGTAGGCGGGGCGTCGACTGCCGAGCATGTCCAGGCTTACCTGCAGGCTGGGGCCAACGCCGTCCACCTGGCAACGGCCGCGATGGTCGAACCGCAGGTCGCCCTGCACATTCGCAAACAATGGCAAGCGAGCGCAGGGTAG
- a CDS encoding formylglycine-generating enzyme family protein, translated as MHRLLANRLLYLTLFLLMQPVSRSSAWQQPPDSQGPGAVVKSATKGSKSQPAIAKAPFDAEQAKKIQAAWAKHLGIAVETKNSFQTPMVLIPPGKFLMGSSPEQVAQAISMAVDAKIDERTQDRIRQAEVPQHPRTVNRPFLMAATEVTIEQFRQFVKATGYQTDAERLGAGNSATPKKAAPGEENGFTWRAPGFVEPEDAAVSQVSWNDAVVFCNWLSEQEDLPPSYKAHPVIGWELLPQGVGYRLPTETEWEYAARAGTTSQYHFGDDARMLSDYAWFGSKSGSTPERHVGAKRPNAFGLFDMHGNMGEWCQDFYEPTSYPKHALNRPLGEAGDTRRAIRGGDWWTTAIRCRSAFRGYGDQVNRSDDLGFRLARTPAAAIGP; from the coding sequence ATGCATCGCTTGCTCGCGAACCGTCTGCTTTATCTGACACTTTTCCTGCTCATGCAGCCGGTCAGCCGCTCCTCCGCCTGGCAACAACCGCCCGACAGCCAGGGCCCCGGAGCTGTCGTCAAAAGCGCAACCAAAGGGAGTAAAAGCCAGCCCGCCATCGCGAAAGCCCCCTTTGACGCAGAGCAGGCTAAAAAAATCCAGGCCGCCTGGGCGAAGCATCTGGGCATCGCGGTGGAGACGAAGAACTCGTTCCAGACACCCATGGTCCTGATTCCGCCCGGCAAGTTCCTGATGGGCAGCTCGCCCGAGCAAGTGGCGCAGGCGATCTCAATGGCGGTCGACGCCAAAATCGACGAGCGCACGCAGGACCGGATCCGCCAGGCCGAAGTCCCGCAGCACCCCCGCACTGTCAATCGCCCCTTCCTGATGGCGGCGACCGAAGTCACCATCGAACAATTCCGCCAGTTTGTCAAAGCAACCGGCTACCAGACCGACGCCGAACGGCTGGGCGCCGGCAACTCCGCCACGCCGAAGAAAGCGGCCCCCGGCGAGGAGAACGGCTTCACCTGGAGAGCGCCGGGCTTTGTCGAGCCAGAAGATGCGGCCGTCTCGCAGGTCAGCTGGAACGACGCCGTTGTCTTCTGTAACTGGCTTAGCGAACAGGAAGATCTGCCGCCCAGCTACAAGGCGCACCCGGTTATCGGCTGGGAACTGTTGCCCCAGGGCGTCGGCTACCGCTTGCCGACCGAAACAGAGTGGGAATACGCTGCCCGGGCGGGAACGACCTCGCAGTACCATTTTGGCGACGACGCCCGCATGCTGTCGGACTACGCCTGGTTTGGATCCAAGTCGGGCAGCACGCCCGAGCGGCACGTGGGCGCCAAACGGCCGAACGCCTTTGGGCTGTTCGACATGCACGGCAACATGGGGGAATGGTGCCAGGACTTTTACGAACCCACTTCGTATCCCAAGCATGCCTTGAATCGGCCGCTCGGCGAAGCGGGCGACACCCGACGCGCTATCCGCGGCGGCGACTGGTGGACAACCGCCATCCGCTGCCGGTCCGCCTTCCGCGGCTATGGCGACCAGGTCAACCGGAGCGACGACCTCGGTTTCCGCCTGGCGAGAACCCCTGCAGCAGCCATCGGTCCCTAG
- a CDS encoding PrkA family serine protein kinase, with protein MSGVNIINLISQQQDLEQFRKKNWEGSFAEYLDLVRADPLTTRNAFQRVYDMILSYGSEVYEPTRGERRTHFRFFSDPFEDGRDAVFGLDESLEQFVNALKSAARGYGIEKRVLLLHGPVGSSKSTIARLLKKGLEKYTASDEGALYTLGWKDPESDDVHWCPMNEEPLHLVPNRFRRDVAAQLNADRPDDAYQVRIVGELDPFCRFMYAQRLKKYGGDWTKVIDDVRVKRIILSEQDRIGIGTFQPKDEKNQDSTELTGDINYRKIAEYGSDSDPRAFNFDGEFNIANRGLIEFIEVLKLDVAFLYDLLGASQEHKIKPKKFAQTDIDEVILGHTNEPEYRRLQNNEFMEALRDRTVKIDIPYVTKLSDEIKIYQKDYNAEKVQGKHIAPHTIEMAAMWAVLTRLEQPNNAGLTLLQKLKLYNGKSLANFTEENIKELRAETVSEGMQGISPRYVQDKISNALVAHPEARSVNPFMVLNELEAGLRNHSLLTNDDQRIRYRELIAVVKEEYENTVKNEVQRAIAADDDALKRLCGNYIDNVKAYTQREKVKNKFTGQYEEPDERLMRSVEEKIDIADSRKDDFRREIMNYIGALSIDGKSFDYKTNERLYKALQLKLFEDQKDSIKLTSLISNVVDQETQAKIDVVKSRLIRDYGYDEESATDVLNYVASIFARGDVKN; from the coding sequence ATGAGCGGTGTGAACATTATTAACCTGATCTCGCAACAGCAGGATCTGGAGCAGTTTCGCAAAAAGAACTGGGAAGGCTCCTTTGCGGAGTACCTGGATCTGGTCCGAGCCGATCCCCTGACCACCCGCAATGCTTTCCAGCGCGTGTACGACATGATTCTGTCGTACGGGAGCGAAGTCTACGAACCGACGCGCGGCGAACGGCGAACGCACTTTCGGTTCTTCAGTGATCCTTTTGAGGACGGTCGCGACGCCGTGTTCGGCCTCGATGAATCGCTGGAGCAGTTCGTCAACGCTCTCAAGAGCGCCGCCCGTGGATACGGCATTGAGAAGCGCGTACTGCTGCTTCACGGCCCGGTCGGCAGCAGCAAGTCGACGATTGCGCGGCTGCTGAAAAAGGGGCTGGAAAAGTACACCGCCTCCGATGAAGGCGCGCTGTACACGCTGGGATGGAAAGATCCTGAAAGCGACGACGTCCACTGGTGCCCCATGAATGAGGAGCCGTTGCATCTGGTGCCGAACCGGTTCCGCCGCGATGTGGCCGCCCAGCTGAACGCCGATCGTCCCGACGACGCCTACCAGGTGCGCATTGTGGGCGAGCTCGATCCGTTCTGCCGGTTCATGTACGCCCAGCGGCTGAAAAAGTACGGCGGCGACTGGACCAAGGTCATCGACGACGTCCGCGTCAAACGGATCATCCTCAGCGAGCAGGACCGGATCGGCATCGGCACCTTCCAGCCCAAGGATGAGAAGAACCAGGACTCGACCGAACTGACCGGCGACATCAACTATCGCAAAATCGCCGAGTACGGCAGCGACAGCGATCCCAGGGCGTTCAACTTCGACGGCGAATTCAACATCGCCAATCGCGGCCTGATTGAATTCATCGAAGTCCTCAAGCTCGATGTGGCCTTCCTGTATGACCTGCTGGGAGCCAGCCAGGAACACAAGATCAAGCCCAAGAAGTTCGCCCAGACCGATATCGACGAGGTGATCCTGGGCCATACCAACGAGCCCGAGTACCGCCGCCTGCAGAACAATGAGTTCATGGAGGCGCTCCGCGATCGTACCGTGAAGATCGACATTCCCTACGTCACCAAGCTGTCCGACGAAATCAAAATTTATCAGAAGGACTACAACGCAGAAAAAGTGCAGGGCAAACACATTGCGCCGCACACCATTGAAATGGCCGCCATGTGGGCCGTGCTGACCCGGCTGGAGCAACCCAACAACGCAGGGCTGACGTTGTTACAGAAGCTCAAGCTCTACAACGGCAAAAGCCTGGCGAACTTTACCGAAGAGAATATCAAAGAGCTGCGCGCAGAAACCGTCAGCGAAGGGATGCAGGGGATTTCTCCCCGATATGTGCAGGACAAAATCTCCAATGCGCTCGTCGCGCATCCGGAAGCACGCAGCGTCAACCCGTTCATGGTTCTCAACGAGCTCGAGGCAGGGCTGCGGAACCATTCTTTGCTCACCAACGACGACCAGCGCATCCGTTACCGTGAACTGATCGCCGTAGTGAAAGAGGAATACGAAAACACGGTGAAAAACGAAGTGCAGCGGGCCATCGCCGCCGACGACGACGCCCTCAAACGGCTGTGCGGCAATTACATCGACAATGTGAAAGCCTACACGCAACGCGAGAAGGTCAAGAACAAGTTCACCGGCCAGTACGAGGAACCCGACGAACGGCTGATGCGATCGGTCGAAGAAAAGATCGATATCGCCGACAGCCGCAAGGATGATTTCCGCCGGGAGATCATGAACTATATCGGCGCCTTGAGCATCGACGGCAAATCATTCGACTACAAAACGAACGAGCGGCTTTACAAAGCATTGCAGTTGAAACTGTTCGAGGACCAGAAAGACTCGATCAAACTGACGTCGTTGATTTCCAATGTCGTCGACCAGGAAACCCAGGCCAAGATCGATGTCGTCAAGTCGCGACTGATCCGGGATTACGGCTACGACGAGGAAAGTGCGACCGACGTGCTGAACTATGTGGCCAGCATTTTTGCCCGGGGCGATGTCAAGAACTAA
- a CDS encoding DUF444 family protein — MVMKIDRDANRFREIVRGKIRENLRKYITHTEMIGRKGRDLVSIPVPQLDVPHFRYGKNQGGVGQGDGEPGQPIGRGDEEGEGGQAGSDPGQHILEVDVTLTELAEMLASELELPRIEPKGQAKISEEKARYNSIRRVGPESLRHFKRTYIQALQRQVAEGVYNPRKPIVVPVKEDRRYRSWQTTTEPQANAVIVYIMDVSGSMTDDQKEIVRTESFWIDTWLKSQYDGVERRYIIHDAAAREVDEHTFYHTRESGGTRISSAYEAAVQLLERNFPNDEWNTYCFQFSDGDNWGEDNRRALQLLREKLLSRCNLFCYGQVESPYGSGDYIHALEAAFEPFFENLVLSEIEDRDAIFDSIKKFLGKGK, encoded by the coding sequence ATGGTGATGAAAATTGATCGCGATGCCAATCGCTTCAGGGAGATCGTCCGCGGGAAGATCCGCGAGAATCTTCGCAAGTACATTACCCACACCGAAATGATCGGTCGCAAAGGCCGCGATCTGGTCAGCATTCCCGTCCCCCAGCTGGATGTGCCCCACTTCCGCTATGGCAAAAACCAGGGCGGCGTGGGGCAGGGCGACGGCGAACCGGGCCAGCCGATCGGTCGCGGCGACGAAGAAGGCGAAGGCGGCCAGGCCGGCAGTGATCCCGGCCAGCACATTCTGGAAGTCGACGTCACCCTGACGGAACTGGCGGAAATGCTCGCCTCGGAGCTGGAACTCCCGCGGATCGAACCGAAGGGCCAGGCGAAAATCTCGGAAGAGAAAGCTCGCTACAACAGCATCCGTCGCGTCGGGCCGGAGTCGCTGCGTCATTTCAAACGCACCTACATCCAGGCGCTGCAGCGGCAGGTGGCCGAAGGCGTCTACAACCCCCGCAAACCGATCGTCGTCCCCGTAAAAGAGGACCGGCGGTATCGCTCCTGGCAGACCACGACCGAGCCGCAGGCGAACGCCGTGATTGTTTACATCATGGATGTTTCCGGCAGCATGACCGATGACCAGAAAGAGATCGTCCGCACGGAATCCTTCTGGATCGATACCTGGCTCAAAAGCCAGTACGACGGCGTCGAACGGCGGTACATCATCCACGATGCGGCCGCACGGGAAGTCGATGAACATACCTTTTACCACACACGGGAAAGCGGCGGCACGCGGATCAGCTCTGCCTATGAGGCGGCCGTCCAGCTGTTGGAACGGAATTTCCCCAACGACGAATGGAACACCTACTGCTTCCAGTTTTCCGATGGCGATAACTGGGGCGAAGATAACCGCCGGGCGTTGCAGTTGCTGCGTGAGAAACTGCTCAGCCGTTGCAACCTGTTCTGTTACGGACAAGTCGAAAGTCCCTACGGATCAGGCGATTACATCCACGCCCTGGAAGCGGCCTTCGAGCCGTTTTTTGAGAACCTGGTGCTGTCCGAAATTGAAGACCGCGATGCGATCTTTGACTCCATTAAAAAGTTCCTTGGGAAGGGAAAGTAA
- a CDS encoding SpoVR family protein, with the protein MTAVHNFRPLPPELAEIQVQMEGHAASYGLDFFPTIFEVVDHDQLNAVAAYGGFPTRYPHWRFGMEYAQLSKSYSYGLSKIYELVINNNPCYAYLLASNGITDHKLVMAHVYGHCDFFKNNEWFRQTNRKMIDEMANHGNRIRRYMDRFGVEEVENFIDLCLSIEDLIDIHAPFIRRRDATQKYDFRANTDEQRSPQPQRFQSKSYMDSFVNPPAALKKEAERLQEQDRQREGFPAEPTRDVMLFILENAPLKPWQADVLAIIRDEAYYFAPQAQTKIMNEGWATYWHSTIMTRHGIEPNDLICYADHCAGTLAGSRTRLNPYKLGVELFRDIEDRWNRGCYGEDYERCDDMRAKQEWNTHAGLGREKIFEVRRIHNDLTFIDEFLTLEFCRRHQLFQFGFNDDSGYYEIESRKFDEVKQQLLFNLTNRGRPQISVVDGNFRNRGELLLEHTFVGVELKMSYAHDTLKNMYSLWGRPVSIRTVLDDTVTLLGFDGAENSLQQMDELLPEDDVA; encoded by the coding sequence ATGACTGCCGTACATAATTTCCGGCCGCTGCCGCCCGAACTGGCGGAGATCCAGGTCCAGATGGAAGGGCATGCGGCCTCGTATGGTCTCGACTTTTTCCCGACCATCTTCGAAGTGGTCGACCACGACCAGTTGAACGCGGTCGCCGCGTACGGCGGCTTCCCCACCCGCTACCCGCACTGGCGGTTCGGCATGGAGTACGCCCAGCTTTCCAAGAGCTATTCGTACGGACTGTCCAAGATCTATGAGTTGGTGATCAACAACAATCCGTGCTACGCCTACCTGCTGGCCAGCAACGGAATCACCGATCACAAGCTGGTCATGGCGCACGTTTACGGCCATTGCGACTTCTTCAAAAACAACGAATGGTTCCGCCAGACCAATCGCAAAATGATCGATGAAATGGCCAACCACGGCAACCGCATCCGGCGATACATGGATCGCTTTGGGGTGGAAGAAGTCGAAAATTTCATCGACCTGTGCCTCAGTATTGAAGACCTGATCGACATCCACGCCCCTTTTATCAGGCGGCGCGATGCGACCCAGAAATACGACTTCCGCGCGAACACCGACGAGCAGCGATCGCCCCAGCCGCAGCGGTTCCAGTCCAAGTCCTACATGGACTCCTTTGTGAATCCGCCGGCCGCCCTGAAGAAAGAAGCCGAACGTCTGCAGGAGCAGGATCGCCAACGGGAAGGCTTTCCCGCCGAACCGACGCGCGATGTCATGCTGTTCATTTTAGAGAACGCGCCGCTGAAGCCCTGGCAGGCCGATGTGCTGGCTATCATTCGCGACGAAGCGTACTACTTCGCCCCCCAGGCGCAAACCAAAATCATGAACGAAGGCTGGGCCACTTACTGGCACTCCACCATCATGACGCGGCACGGCATCGAACCGAACGACCTGATCTGCTACGCAGATCACTGCGCCGGTACGCTCGCTGGCTCCCGCACCCGGCTGAACCCGTACAAGCTGGGAGTGGAGCTGTTTCGCGATATCGAGGATCGCTGGAACCGAGGCTGTTATGGCGAAGACTACGAGCGCTGCGACGACATGCGGGCCAAACAGGAATGGAACACTCATGCCGGGCTCGGCCGCGAAAAGATTTTTGAAGTCCGCCGCATCCATAACGACCTGACTTTCATCGACGAATTCCTCACGCTGGAGTTCTGCCGGCGGCATCAGCTGTTCCAGTTTGGCTTCAACGACGACTCTGGCTATTACGAAATCGAAAGCCGCAAGTTCGACGAGGTGAAGCAGCAACTGCTGTTCAACCTGACCAATCGCGGCCGGCCGCAGATTTCCGTCGTCGACGGCAACTTCCGCAATCGGGGCGAACTGCTGCTCGAACATACATTTGTTGGCGTAGAACTGAAAATGAGCTACGCCCATGACACGCTCAAAAACATGTACTCGCTGTGGGGCCGGCCCGTCTCCATTCGCACCGTGCTCGACGATACGGTCACTCTGCTGGGCTTCGACGGTGCGGAGAATTCCCTGCAGCAGATGGATGAACTTCTTCCCGAAGATGATGTCGCTTGA
- a CDS encoding aldo/keto reductase, whose translation MRQRKLGYTDLEFTTVGLGTWAIGGSGWRFAWGPQDDNESVAAIVKAVDLGVNWVDTAAVYGLGHAEVLVGRALKEISPSQRPLVATKCSRVENPDGSIVGNLKRESVIAECEASLQRLGVETIDLYQLHWPDPEADIEEGWQTLIDLKQQGKIRHLGVSNFNVEQMKRLQPLHPIASLQPPYSMIARGVEEEILEFCGENQIGVICYSPMGKGLLTGAFTRERAESLPEDDHRSRDPKFAEPLLGINLLMVERLKPIADRAGQTLPQLAVAWVLRREEVTAAIVGARRPDQIAGVAPGGDWVLSNDEIVEVQAALDERDQALAALGDIDTGRV comes from the coding sequence ATGCGGCAACGCAAACTGGGATATACGGATCTTGAGTTCACCACAGTTGGCCTGGGCACCTGGGCGATCGGCGGCAGCGGCTGGCGATTTGCCTGGGGTCCGCAGGACGACAATGAGTCGGTCGCCGCAATCGTCAAAGCAGTCGATCTGGGCGTCAACTGGGTCGACACGGCCGCCGTCTACGGGCTGGGCCATGCCGAAGTGCTGGTCGGTCGGGCCCTCAAAGAGATCAGCCCCTCGCAGCGGCCGCTGGTCGCCACCAAGTGCTCGCGCGTCGAGAATCCCGATGGCTCGATCGTTGGCAACCTGAAGCGGGAAAGCGTGATCGCCGAGTGCGAAGCCAGCCTGCAGCGACTGGGCGTGGAGACGATCGACCTCTACCAGTTGCACTGGCCCGATCCGGAAGCCGATATCGAAGAAGGCTGGCAGACGCTCATCGATCTGAAACAGCAGGGAAAGATCCGCCACCTGGGCGTTTCCAACTTTAACGTGGAGCAGATGAAACGCCTTCAGCCGCTGCACCCGATCGCCTCGCTGCAGCCTCCGTACAGCATGATCGCCCGCGGCGTCGAAGAGGAGATCCTGGAGTTCTGCGGCGAGAACCAGATTGGCGTGATCTGTTACAGCCCGATGGGGAAGGGACTGCTCACCGGCGCCTTTACGCGGGAACGGGCCGAGTCACTGCCGGAAGACGACCATCGTTCGCGCGATCCCAAATTTGCCGAACCGCTGCTGGGCATCAACCTGCTGATGGTTGAGCGTCTGAAACCGATCGCCGATCGGGCCGGCCAGACGCTGCCGCAACTGGCGGTCGCCTGGGTGCTGCGACGGGAAGAAGTCACCGCGGCGATTGTGGGCGCCCGGCGTCCTGATCAGATTGCCGGCGTGGCTCCCGGCGGCGACTGGGTGCTGAGCAACGACGAGATCGTCGAAGTCCAGGCCGCCCTCGACGAACGCGACCAGGCGCTGGCCGCCCTGGGCGATATCGATACGGGCCGCGTGTAG
- a CDS encoding anti-sigma factor family protein → MRCQDFVDFLIDYVDQELAAEVREEFEKHMNCCPPCVAYLRHYEISVRLGRSACASEHPLPEPPEQLVNAVLAAIRKRNES, encoded by the coding sequence ATGAGGTGCCAGGACTTTGTCGACTTTCTGATCGACTACGTAGACCAGGAGCTGGCGGCGGAAGTGCGCGAGGAATTCGAAAAGCACATGAACTGCTGCCCGCCCTGCGTGGCTTATCTGCGTCATTACGAGATTTCTGTCCGGCTCGGACGATCCGCCTGTGCGTCGGAGCATCCGCTGCCGGAACCACCGGAACAACTCGTCAACGCCGTTCTGGCTGCGATTCGGAAACGGAACGAAAGTTAG
- a CDS encoding RNA polymerase sigma factor: MSRDTAPAFNDAIPPADDAALVARMREGDESAYEEAVRLYGSQLLAVAKRFLGQEQDAQDAVQEGFVRAFENLDSFAGQARFSTWLYKIVVNNALMKLRSRRRKPEQSIDDLLPRFSTDGRMADSFQEWAVTHDSAVADREMREAVQASIARLPDSYRSVLLLRDIEGQSTEETAELLGVTPGAVKTRLHRARQALRTLLHPYMSGAPS, encoded by the coding sequence ATGAGTCGCGATACGGCCCCAGCTTTCAACGATGCGATACCACCGGCGGACGACGCCGCTTTGGTGGCGCGCATGCGCGAGGGCGATGAATCGGCCTATGAAGAGGCGGTCCGGCTGTACGGTTCGCAGTTACTGGCCGTGGCCAAACGCTTTCTGGGTCAGGAACAAGATGCGCAGGACGCCGTGCAAGAAGGGTTCGTCCGCGCTTTTGAGAACCTCGACTCGTTCGCCGGACAGGCCCGGTTTTCGACCTGGCTGTACAAGATTGTGGTGAACAACGCACTGATGAAATTACGGTCCCGGCGCCGCAAGCCAGAGCAGTCGATCGACGACCTGTTGCCGCGGTTCTCTACCGACGGACGGATGGCCGACTCCTTCCAGGAATGGGCCGTCACGCATGACTCGGCCGTTGCGGATCGCGAAATGCGGGAAGCGGTGCAGGCCAGCATTGCCCGACTGCCTGACAGCTATCGCTCGGTGTTGCTACTGCGCGATATCGAAGGCCAGAGCACCGAAGAAACGGCCGAACTGCTGGGCGTAACGCCCGGCGCCGTTAAAACGCGATTGCATCGCGCCCGGCAAGCGTTGCGAACGCTGTTGCACCCTTATATGAGCGGAGCCCCCTCATGA
- a CDS encoding alpha/beta hydrolase family protein: MMLRTLLGSLTLLLLLVGPVAAESPKPASKPAPKPLPKTTPWDLQALQQAPEMEWLDEQGEVRSLLYAGQPYQGHPTKVFAWYASPATLGKAPADAKFPAVVLVHGGGGTAFEEWARLWASRGYAALAMDLAGRGKDRKPLEQGGPDQGNAAKFEAIDGPVGDQWTYHAVANVISGHSLLRSFPEVDADRTAVTGISWGGYLTCIVAGLDQRFQAAMPVYGCGFLAENSAWSNSSFPKMTPAQQARWTTLWDPSQYIGSATMPVLFVNGTNDFAYPLDSYAKTCALVQGEKNYSIQLRMRHGHIFDFPEFFVNIDHHLKNGKPLPHVGRPQIQGDKLTATVDSPTKLVEAHLYYTLGPHPQNKERDWAEKPLEINGKTLTGAVPPAAATAWYVSVKDDRGVVASSEPMIGRPAAVPAGSR; the protein is encoded by the coding sequence ATGATGTTACGAACGCTACTCGGTTCTCTGACCTTGCTGCTGCTGCTCGTCGGTCCTGTCGCGGCCGAATCGCCCAAGCCAGCGTCCAAGCCAGCGCCCAAACCGTTGCCCAAAACAACGCCGTGGGACCTGCAGGCCCTGCAGCAGGCGCCGGAAATGGAATGGCTTGACGAGCAGGGCGAGGTCCGCTCGCTGTTGTATGCGGGCCAGCCGTACCAGGGCCATCCAACGAAGGTATTCGCCTGGTACGCGTCGCCGGCCACGCTGGGGAAGGCTCCGGCCGATGCGAAGTTCCCGGCGGTCGTGCTGGTGCATGGCGGCGGTGGGACGGCGTTTGAAGAGTGGGCCAGGCTGTGGGCGAGCCGCGGTTACGCGGCGCTGGCGATGGACCTGGCCGGCCGCGGCAAGGATCGCAAGCCGTTAGAGCAGGGCGGCCCCGACCAGGGAAACGCCGCCAAGTTTGAAGCGATCGACGGCCCCGTTGGCGACCAGTGGACGTATCACGCCGTGGCGAATGTGATCAGCGGCCATTCGCTGCTGCGAAGCTTTCCCGAGGTCGACGCCGATCGCACGGCCGTCACCGGCATCAGCTGGGGCGGGTACCTGACCTGCATCGTCGCCGGACTGGATCAGCGTTTCCAGGCGGCGATGCCCGTCTATGGCTGCGGCTTTCTCGCGGAGAACAGCGCCTGGAGCAATTCCAGCTTTCCCAAAATGACACCCGCCCAGCAGGCCCGCTGGACGACCCTCTGGGACCCGTCGCAGTATATCGGTTCGGCGACCATGCCGGTGCTGTTCGTCAATGGCACCAACGACTTTGCGTACCCGCTCGACAGCTACGCCAAGACGTGCGCCCTGGTCCAGGGAGAGAAGAACTACAGCATCCAGCTCCGGATGCGGCACGGCCATATCTTTGACTTCCCCGAGTTCTTTGTGAACATCGACCACCATTTGAAAAACGGCAAACCCCTGCCGCACGTCGGTCGTCCGCAAATCCAGGGGGACAAGCTGACCGCCACGGTCGATAGCCCGACGAAGCTAGTGGAAGCCCATCTGTACTACACGCTGGGCCCGCATCCGCAGAACAAAGAACGGGACTGGGCCGAAAAACCGCTGGAGATCAACGGCAAAACCCTGACCGGCGCCGTCCCTCCAGCCGCGGCGACCGCGTGGTATGTGAGCGTGAAAGACGACCGCGGTGTAGTCGCCAGCAGCGAGCCCATGATCGGCCGGCCTGCCGCCGTCCCCGCCGGTTCCCGGTAG
- a CDS encoding SDR family NAD(P)-dependent oxidoreductase yields MESGQELAGRAALVTGAGVGIGRAIAVSLAEAGASIGVHCHRSVDAAGALVEELRSQGRQAWVLQADLAQPEQAASLVQELVALTGRLDILVNNAGSPIARSRLEDCPLDLWRQVLDLNLTSALAATQAAIPHLRQSGNGAIINNLSLAVQTGGANGAGPYAAAKGGLQVLTRTLARELAPEIRTNAIMPGVIETRHHEEFTTPERMEQYRRETPLGRNGLAEEVAAVVRFLASDAAKFVNGALIDINGGRFLR; encoded by the coding sequence ATGGAAAGCGGACAAGAGTTAGCGGGCCGGGCAGCCCTGGTGACAGGAGCCGGCGTGGGCATCGGCCGGGCCATTGCCGTGTCGCTCGCCGAGGCCGGCGCCAGTATCGGCGTGCATTGCCATCGCAGTGTGGACGCCGCCGGCGCGCTGGTCGAGGAACTGCGGTCGCAGGGCCGCCAGGCCTGGGTGCTGCAGGCGGATCTGGCCCAGCCGGAACAGGCGGCGTCGCTGGTGCAGGAATTGGTCGCCCTTACAGGTCGCCTGGACATCCTGGTAAACAATGCCGGTTCGCCTATTGCCCGGTCGCGGCTGGAAGATTGCCCGCTGGATCTGTGGCGGCAAGTGCTGGACCTCAACCTGACTTCCGCCCTGGCGGCGACCCAGGCAGCCATTCCCCACCTGCGTCAAAGCGGGAACGGAGCCATCATCAACAACCTGTCGCTGGCCGTGCAAACAGGCGGAGCCAACGGGGCAGGCCCTTATGCGGCCGCCAAAGGCGGGCTGCAGGTCTTGACGCGCACCCTGGCCCGGGAACTGGCGCCGGAGATCCGCACCAATGCGATCATGCCGGGCGTGATTGAAACGCGCCACCATGAAGAGTTCACCACGCCGGAGCGAATGGAGCAGTACCGCCGTGAAACGCCGCTCGGCCGCAACGGACTGGCGGAAGAGGTCGCCGCCGTCGTCCGCTTCCTGGCCAGCGACGCCGCGAAGTTCGTCAACGGCGCCCTGATCGATATCAACGGCGGACGATTTCTGCGGTAG